From Bacteroides uniformis:
GGCACTCGACCTTTTCAGCCATGGCATCGTCGACCTGAATACGCGTGCACAAATAGAGAAACTCTACTGGAGTATCTGCCGCGAAATCAACTCCATTGCCAGCGGCATGAAGCACTGCCCCGAGGAATTCCGCAAGTTGAGCAAGCTGCTTGCCGACAAGTATTTCTGTAACTTCTCGCTGTTCCAGTCATTGCCCGATTCCTGGGCTATCGACCAGATGTTCCCCATCATGCCCATACAACGGCTGGATGAAAGACCCGACCGCGAGGCTACCTTGCAGGATATGACATGCGACTCGGACGGCAAAATTGCCAATTTCGTCAGCTCGCGTGCCGATACGACCACCCTGCCGCTGCACTCGTTGCGCGACAAGGAACACTACTATCTGGCGGTTTTTCTGGTCGGAGCTTATCAAGAGATTCTGGGAGATATGCACAATCTGTTTGGTGATACGAATGCCGTGCATGTGTCTGTCAATTCCAAAGGCTACACCATCGACCAACTGATTGACGGCGAGACGGTGGCTGAGGTGTTGGACTACGTGCAATATAATCCTAAAAAACTGGTACGTACGCTGGAAACTTGGGTGACGCAGTCCGTCAAGGAAGGGCGTATCTCTGTGGAAGAAGGGAAGGAATTCTTGTCTAATTACCGTTCCGGACTGTACGGATATACTTATTTGGAATAAAATGGAGAAACTGACTGTAATAAAGGTGGGTGGCAAGATTGTAGAAGAGGAAGCCACCCTCTATAAGTTATTGGATGACTTTGCAGCCATCGAAGGCTACAAGGTCTTGGTACACGGAGGCGGACGCTCGGCCACGAAGCTCGCTGCCCAACTGGGTATTGAAAGTAAAATGGTGAATGGCCGCCGCATCACTGATACCGAAACGCTGAAGGTGGTGACCATGGTGTATGGCGGACTGGTGAATAAGAATATCGTTGCCGGCTTGCAGGCGCGTGGTGTCAATGCACTGGGCTTGACGGGAGCCGATATGGATGTAATCCGTTCGGTAAAGCGTCCCGTGAAGGAGGTGGATTATGGGTTTGTGGGCGATGTGAAGCAGGTGAATGATGCTTTCTTGGCAGACCTCATTCATAAGGGTGTGGTTCCCGTGATGGCTCCGTTGACACACGATGGAGACGGGCACATGCTGAATACGAATGCCGACACCATTGCCGGAGAGACCGCCAAGGCTTTGGCGGGCTTGTTCGATGTTACTTTGGTATTCTGCTTTGAGAAGAAAGGGGTGCTGCGTGACGAGAACGACGATGATAGCGTGATTCCACAGATAACGCCGGAGGAATTCAAGCAATATGTGGCAGATGGTGTGATTCAAGGTGGCATGATTCCAAAATTGGAGAACTCTTTCGAGGCGTTGAATGCGGGTGTGTCCGAAGTCGTAATCACTTTAGCATCAGCCATCAACGGGAACAGTGGAACCCGTATCCGAAAATAATTCAAAAAAAACGGCAATAGGCTGTAACTTTCTGAATACTTAACCGTCAATTTATTAGAGATGCAAGAACTCAGCTTTCGCAATGACATTCTCCCGCTGAAGGATAAGCTTTTTCGGTTAGCCCTGAGAATTACGTTCGATAGGGCAGAGGCAGAGGATGTCGTGCAGGAAACGCTGATAAGGGTCTGGA
This genomic window contains:
- the argB gene encoding acetylglutamate kinase, whose amino-acid sequence is MEKLTVIKVGGKIVEEEATLYKLLDDFAAIEGYKVLVHGGGRSATKLAAQLGIESKMVNGRRITDTETLKVVTMVYGGLVNKNIVAGLQARGVNALGLTGADMDVIRSVKRPVKEVDYGFVGDVKQVNDAFLADLIHKGVVPVMAPLTHDGDGHMLNTNADTIAGETAKALAGLFDVTLVFCFEKKGVLRDENDDDSVIPQITPEEFKQYVADGVIQGGMIPKLENSFEALNAGVSEVVITLASAINGNSGTRIRK